The genomic DNA CAATTGACTTATTAGTATCTAAAATTTACTATTATTGTGAGTTTAACGAAAGTTTGCATCAATTTAACAACGCATTAACACCATTGCAATAATTCAAAACATACTTTTGTTTGATTCGCAATTTTTGGAAAATTTTTAAATGAAAATAAAATTACTCTACATATTATGCTGCTTTACAACAGTTTTCACCTCTTGTAAAAATGATAAGGATACCAATGGTACTTCGGCTTTTTTTGGTGGCAAAATTGTAAACCCTTATTCTAACTACATTGTACTTTCTAAATCCCGAAAAGTTTTAGATACAATTAAACTAGATGAGAAAAACCGTTTTGCTTATAAAATTGACAAAGCCGAGCCTGGTTTATATACTTTTTATGATGGTAAAGAATTACAAACAGTACTTATACAACCTAATGACAGCTTACTTTTAAGGCTAAATACTTACGATTTTGATGAGTCTTTAGTTTACTCTGGAATTGGTGCAAAAGAAAATAATTTTTTAATGGAATTATTTTTACTTAATGAAGAAGATGAAAAAAACACCTTAGCATTAAGCCAGCTTATGCCAGAAGCTTTTGAACAAAGATTAAATGCTTTACGAGATGATAAATTAAAAAAGCTTGCTAAGTTTAAATCTAAATATGAAACCTCTACTTTGTTTGATAAATTAGTTCAAGGCAATATAAATTATAAATATTATTCTTCTAAAGAAGTATATCCAATTGCAAATTATAGCAAGACCGAAAAACACATGCTTGAAATTTTACCAGAAGATTTTTATAGCTACAGAAGTGACATTAATTATAATGATGATGTTTTAAAAGATTATCCTGCATACAGTTCCTTTTTAGGTTTTCACTTTAATACTTTAGCATTACAAGAGCATTTTAAGGAAAGTGATGATAGTATTTATAATGAATTATCTCTAGACTATAATTTGAAGAAGCTTAAAATTATAGACGAAAAAGTTAAAAATAAGTCTATAAAAAACAGATTATTATATGCTGCAACTATGCGTTTTATTAATAATTCTCATAAAACTGAAGAATATTGCAGTATTTTAAATTCGTTTATAGAAAAAAGCTCTAATAAAAAGCAAATTACAAGAGCACAAAATGTTGTAAGATCTTATCAACGCTTAAAACCTGGTAATAAAATACCTAATATTACGCTTTTAAATACTAATAATAAAGAACTTGGTTTAAGTAGTATAATTACAAAACCTACAGTTATTTATTTTTGGACTAAAACAAATAAAAATCATATTACTACGTCTCACAAGCGTATTAAAGAGTTAAATGCAAAATATCCAGAGGTTGAATATATTGCTATAAATATAGATTCTATTTCTTATGCTAACCAAAAGAAAGTTTTAAATCATTTTGATTTAAGAGTGCATAATGAATATAGGCTTAAATCACCTTCTCATGCCGTAGATTCTTTATCTATTAAACCTATAAACAATGTTTTTATAGTTAATAAGAAAAGTGAGATTGTAAATCCTAAAGCAAATATATTTACAATACAGTTTGAACAAGAATTACTTGAAGTAATAAATCATTAATTATTAGATTAAATATAAAGAAAAAGCCTCAACATGCAGTTGAGGCTTTTTTTATAAATGAAAAGAAAATTAATTTCCTTTTTTATAATCTTCTAAAAATTTAGCTAAACCAATATCTGTTAATGGATGCTTTAGTAAACCTTCAATAGAACTTAATGGACCAGTCATGACATCTGCACCTAATTTAGCACAATCAATAACATGCATTGTGTGACGTACAGATGCTGCAAGAATTTGAGTTTCAAAAGCATAATTATCATAAATATGTCTAATTTCTGCAATAAGATTTAAACCATCTGTAGAGATATCATCTAAACGACCAATAAAAGGAGATACATACGTTGCTCCTGCTTTTGCTGCTAATAAAGCTTGACCTGGAGAAAACACTAAAGTTACGTTAGTTTTAATTCCTTTATCACTAAAGTATTTACATGCTTTAATGCCATCTTTAATCATTGGTAATTTAATTACAATTTGCTCATGTAATTCTGCTAAAGCTTCTCCTTCTCTAACCATACCTTCAAAATCTGTAGAGATAACTTCTGCACTTACATCACCAGACACTAAGTTACAAATGTCGACATAATGTTTTAAAATATTATCTGTACCAGTAATACCTTCTTTAGCCATTAATGATGGGTTTGTAGTTACTCCATCTAAAATTCCTAAATCTTCGGCTTCTTTAATTTGAGCAAGATTTGCTGTGTCTATAAAAAATTTCATATTAAATATTTAGTTGTGTTTGTAATAATGGTACGAAGTTACAACTTCTTACTATTTCTAAATAGAAAATAATATGAAATGATATTAACAAAGATATTAATCTAAAATGTGAAGCGTTTTAGTACATTCTAAATTGGTTTGGTAATAATCCATTTTAAAATTATCATGATCCCAACCTAAGCTCCAATCTATAGCATAAAAAAAAATAATGTAAAAAACAGCGAGTAGCAAACAGTTAAAAAAGCAAGAATGTTTTTTGCCAATACAAATTTACCTTTTGTAATTTTAGATATAATAAAAAGAAGCAAATAAAAGAATATAGACCATATTATAATGTTACCAAAAAGACCTTTTAAATAAAGTATTCCAGACATTGAAAATATCCAAGTAGTATCTGTACTTTGAACAAACGGAAAGCCTAAAAAACTAGGCCATTTTTCATCTGTTACACAAGTATATTTAAAATATATAATATCACTAGATATCATTCCTAAAGAAAGGATAATAGATAGTAATATTTTTTTCATTTATAACTTATAATGGTTAATTAGCATCTTTTCGTAAACACTATCTGGAAGAATAAATTTTAAAACAATAGAAAACTTCTGCATAAATGCGCCAACCTTGTAATGTATTTTAGGTTTTTTGGTTTCAATCACCTTTAAAACTTGTTTTGCTACAGCAATAGGATCGCTACTATTATCTACATGTTCATCTATATCATTTAAAACACTACCATACTTTTTATATGGCGATGTATCTTTTAATGGCGCGTGATAACGTCCTGCAGCAATATTAGTTGCAAAATCTCCAGGCGCAATATTTGCCATATTAATATTAAAGTCTTTTAATTCTATTCTAAATGCTTCGGTTAAAAGCTCTAAAGCACCTTTACTAGCACTATAAATCCCTCTGTAAGGCAAGCCCATAAAGCCAGCAATTGATGTTATATTAATTATTAGTCCGCTATTATGTTTTCTCATTTCTGGTAAAACAGCTTTTATTACATTAATAGGACCAAAAAAATTTGTATCAAAATTGTGTTGTATTTCTTCTGCTGGAATTTCTTCAATTGGACCTGTAATACCAACACCTGCATTATTAATTAACACATCTATTTTTCCTTCAGCTAAAACCACTTGAGCTACAGCTTTTTTTATTGAGTCTACATTTTTAACATCTAAAGCAATAATTTTAAAAGGATGATTTACATACTTTTCTGCACTTCGGCTTGTACCATAAACAGTATAACTATTTTGAGTTAAATACTCACCAATAGATTTTCCTATTCCTGAAGATCCTCCTGTTATTAAAACGACTTTAGACATATATAATTTAGTGTTTAAATATTATGAGTTTTATATTGAAAAGAATACAATAAACAAAAAAATCCTGATTCGCAAAAGCTTTCAAGATTTGAGTTTAGTGTACAAAAAAAGGCAAGCTACCTACATCACACCGCTACGACCGCTTACCTTTGCTTCGTTCCCGACCTGGAGGATTCAACAGGAGCTGGTTGTGTAGGACTTGCCGCGGCAAATATACAATGTTTTAATTTTATCACAATGATTTTTTATACTGAATTTTAATAAATATCTTGCTTAAAATTAATTACTAAAAATGAAACTACATAATTACCTTACAATCATAATTTTAGCAATAACTCTTATTAGTTGCGGTGATTCTAAACAAGAAAAAAACTTTAACATCACAACAAATGCAACAAATAATACAATAGCATTAAATGAAACACTAGAATTATCTATTGCTAACCCTAAAAATATTGAAATAGAATCTATTACCTATGAAATAGGTGGTAAAACAGTAGATAAATCTGTACTTTTAAGCGATTTTAAATTAGGATCTCAAACTATTACTGCCACTATTAATTTTGATGGAGAAACAGAAATTGCTACCAGAAACATCGCTATTGTAAATAATGCATCTCCAAAAGTTTATAGTTACGAGATTGTAAACACCTATCCTCATGATATTACATCTTATACTCAAGGATTAGAATTTTTTAACGGCGAATTATATGAAAGTACAGGACAAAAAGGAGAGAGTAAATTACGTAAAGTAAACTATAAAACTGGAGAAGTACTTAAAAACATAAATCTTGCAGATCAATATTTTGGTGAAGGTTTAACCATATTAAATAATAAAATATACCAATTAACCTGGTTAAGCGGCAAAGGCTTTGTATACAATCTTGATACTTTTAAACGCTCTAGTACTTTTAAATTTGGAGAAAGTAAAGAAGGTTGGGGAATTTGTAATGATGGTAAAATGCTTTATAAAAGTGATGGAACCGAAAAAATTTGGCTGTTAAATCCTGAAAATCTTGTTGAAGAAAATAATATTCAAGTCTATACCAATAAAGGAAAAATTGGTAAACTTAACGAACTTGAATGGATTAACGGAAAAATTTACGCCAACATATACCAACGAAATGGTGTTGCGATTATAAACCCAAAAAATGGTGCAACTGAAGCTGTAATAGATTTTTCTCCTTTAAAAAAAGAAGTAAAACAACATAAAGGTTTAGATGTACTTAATGGTATTGCTTACAACCCAGAAACACAAACCATATTTGTTACAGGAAAACGTTGGGATAAGTTATTTGAAGTGAGAATTATTGAAAAATAACATGCAGGTTTATAGCGAAACAATAGTAGTTACAGAAAATGATATAGATGAATTACAGCACGTTAATAATGTACGCTATGTACAATGGGTTAATGATATTGCAAAAGCACATTGGCATAAAAACGCTTCTACTTCTATTTTAAAAAACTATTTTTGGGTACTACTATCACATACTATAGACTATAAAGCATCTGCAGTTTTAAATGAAACACTTTTAATTAAAACGTATGTTACAGAAGCTAAAGGTGTAAAATCAACTAGAATTATAGAAATTTTTAACAAAAAGAGCAATACTTTATTAGCAAAATCTACAACCAATTGGTGTTTTATGAGTACGTCTTCAAAAAAACCAACACGTATAACTCAAGAAATTGCAGATTTATTTACTTAATAAAAGAATATTAATACTAAAATAGTTTTTCAAAAGTTATATTTTAGTCCCTTAAAGTTAATTATCTCATGGCTATAAAACGCATAACATATTTTATTTTTTGTATCGCACTTTTAATTCTATCTAACGCTTGTCGTAAAGATTTTGACTTTGCTCCTAGTACTGGTAATTTAGAGTTTTCTAAAGATACTGTTTACCTTGATACTATTTTTGCCAATATAGGCTCAAGTACTTATAACCTTAAAGTTTACAACCGTAGTGATGATGATATTAGCATTCCAACTGTAAAGCTTAATAGAGGTGAAAACTCTGGTTTCAGGCTAAATGTAGATGGTGTTGCTGGTAAATCTTTTAATAATGTAGAAATTCAAGCAAAAGACAGTTTATTTATATTTATTGAAACTACTTTTAATACAGACAACCCAAATAACGATCCGTTTTTTAATAACGAAATTTTATATACAGACAAAATTGAATTTGATACAGGAAGCAATTACCAAGATGTAGAATTAGTAACTTTAGTTAAAGACGCTGTTTTTATATTTCCAGAACGTGATGATGCAACCGGTATTATAGAAACACTAACTTTTGATGTTAATGGAGAACAATTTGAAACCGAAATTCAAGGTCGAGAACTTATGCCTGACGAATTAACGTTTACAAACGAAAAACCATATGTAATTTACGGTTACGCTGCCGTACCAAACGGAGAAACCTTAACAGTTAATGCTGGAGCGAGAATTCATTTTCATGCAGATTCTGGTTTAATAGTTTCAGAAAATGCGACACTAAATGTAAATGGAGCATTAAGTACAGATCCAGATTTATTAGAAAACGAAGTCATTTTTGAAAGTGATCGTTTAGAGCCAAATTTTGAAAACGTACCTGGACAATGGGGAACCATTTGGCTTTTTGAAAACAGTATAAATAATACTATTAATTACGCTACTATTAAAAACGGAACTGTTGGTTTATTAGTTGATGCAAATCCAGATGCTGTTAATGATAAATTGACAATAACAAATTCGCAATTATACAACTTTGGTAATTATGGTATTTTAGCCATAAATACATCTATAACTGCAGAAAATCTTGTGGTTAATAACTCAGGTCAATCTTCTGTTGCTTTAACTTTTGGAGGAAAATATAATTTTACACATAGTACAATTGCTAATTATTGGAATAATAGTTTTAGGCAATTTCCTGCCTTATTAATTAATAACTTTTTAGAAACGGAAGATGCAGTTACTATAACCAATTTAACCGAAGCTAATTTTAACAACTGTATTATATATGGTAATGATAATCCTGAATTTATATTAGATGAAATTGAAGACGATTCAGTTATATTCAATTTTAAATTCACCAATAGCTTACTGCGTTTTAGTGATAACTTAAATGAATTTACTGGAGATAATTACAATTTTGAAAACACCGTGAATTACGAGAATAATATATTTAATCAAGAACCAGACTTTAAAAACACAAGCCTAAATAAATTAATTATTGGAGACAATTCTAATGCCAATGGTATTGGTGCTTCATCTTTTGCTTCACAAGTACCAAATGATATATTAGGAGTTAACAGAACAAGTGCTCCAGATGCTGGTGCATACCAACATACTGTTTTCGAATAAAAAATTAAAACATCTTATAAAAAAAGCCTGCAAATTGCAGGCTTTTTTTATGTAAATAATATAATAATAAAACTATGCAGAGAATAACGGTAAATCGCTCATCATTGCATTTACTCTAACAGCAATAGCATCTAATTTATCTTCATCTTCATAATTAGTAATAACCTCATCAATTAAATCTACAATAGTAGCCATTTCACTTTCTCTTAAACCACGAGTTGTAATTGCAGCTGTACCTACTCTAATTCCAGATGTTACAAATGGTGATTTATCATCAAAAGGCACCATGTTTTTATTAACTGTAATATCTGCTTTTACAAGTGCTTGTTCTGCATCTTTACCTGTAATGTTTTTATTTCTTAAATCAATAAGCATCATGTGGTTATCTGTACCACCAGAAATAATATTATAATCTTTAGCAACAAAAGCTTCAGCCATAGCTTTAGCATTTCGTTTTACTTGTAACATATAATGCATAAACTCATCTGTTAAAGCTTCTCCAAAAGCAATTGCTTTTGCTGCAATAATATGTTC from Lacinutrix sp. 5H-3-7-4 includes the following:
- a CDS encoding redoxin domain-containing protein — its product is MKIKLLYILCCFTTVFTSCKNDKDTNGTSAFFGGKIVNPYSNYIVLSKSRKVLDTIKLDEKNRFAYKIDKAEPGLYTFYDGKELQTVLIQPNDSLLLRLNTYDFDESLVYSGIGAKENNFLMELFLLNEEDEKNTLALSQLMPEAFEQRLNALRDDKLKKLAKFKSKYETSTLFDKLVQGNINYKYYSSKEVYPIANYSKTEKHMLEILPEDFYSYRSDINYNDDVLKDYPAYSSFLGFHFNTLALQEHFKESDDSIYNELSLDYNLKKLKIIDEKVKNKSIKNRLLYAATMRFINNSHKTEEYCSILNSFIEKSSNKKQITRAQNVVRSYQRLKPGNKIPNITLLNTNNKELGLSSIITKPTVIYFWTKTNKNHITTSHKRIKELNAKYPEVEYIAINIDSISYANQKKVLNHFDLRVHNEYRLKSPSHAVDSLSIKPINNVFIVNKKSEIVNPKANIFTIQFEQELLEVINH
- the fsa gene encoding fructose-6-phosphate aldolase, which codes for MKFFIDTANLAQIKEAEDLGILDGVTTNPSLMAKEGITGTDNILKHYVDICNLVSGDVSAEVISTDFEGMVREGEALAELHEQIVIKLPMIKDGIKACKYFSDKGIKTNVTLVFSPGQALLAAKAGATYVSPFIGRLDDISTDGLNLIAEIRHIYDNYAFETQILAASVRHTMHVIDCAKLGADVMTGPLSSIEGLLKHPLTDIGLAKFLEDYKKGN
- a CDS encoding SDR family oxidoreductase, whose amino-acid sequence is MSKVVLITGGSSGIGKSIGEYLTQNSYTVYGTSRSAEKYVNHPFKIIALDVKNVDSIKKAVAQVVLAEGKIDVLINNAGVGITGPIEEIPAEEIQHNFDTNFFGPINVIKAVLPEMRKHNSGLIINITSIAGFMGLPYRGIYSASKGALELLTEAFRIELKDFNINMANIAPGDFATNIAAGRYHAPLKDTSPYKKYGSVLNDIDEHVDNSSDPIAVAKQVLKVIETKKPKIHYKVGAFMQKFSIVLKFILPDSVYEKMLINHYKL
- a CDS encoding glutaminyl-peptide cyclotransferase, producing MKLHNYLTIIILAITLISCGDSKQEKNFNITTNATNNTIALNETLELSIANPKNIEIESITYEIGGKTVDKSVLLSDFKLGSQTITATINFDGETEIATRNIAIVNNASPKVYSYEIVNTYPHDITSYTQGLEFFNGELYESTGQKGESKLRKVNYKTGEVLKNINLADQYFGEGLTILNNKIYQLTWLSGKGFVYNLDTFKRSSTFKFGESKEGWGICNDGKMLYKSDGTEKIWLLNPENLVEENNIQVYTNKGKIGKLNELEWINGKIYANIYQRNGVAIINPKNGATEAVIDFSPLKKEVKQHKGLDVLNGIAYNPETQTIFVTGKRWDKLFEVRIIEK
- a CDS encoding thioesterase family protein, with product MQVYSETIVVTENDIDELQHVNNVRYVQWVNDIAKAHWHKNASTSILKNYFWVLLSHTIDYKASAVLNETLLIKTYVTEAKGVKSTRIIEIFNKKSNTLLAKSTTNWCFMSTSSKKPTRITQEIADLFT